ACTATTTTGAAAGGGAGATTATTCAGAGGTGAGAACCTTGGAGATTTATCTTTATTTGCAAAATTATTAGTTCTAATATGATCTCCTTTCTTAGACTACTTCGAATACTTATTCTTATATTATGTtcttgataaaaaaatcaaactaatttatatttaacggaaaattattaatattattactttatctATAGATAACCTTCATAAGTATAAATGCTCTATAATCGTATTCTCAAAACAATATAGAtttttaaactttcaaaatactagaaagaaaaaataaatcttagCAACTTTGCTTTTCTCTTTGCTATTATATGTAGaatatactaatatttaatCTTGAAtacaattttatcaaaatacGATGGAAAATTGTATATTATTCATCATATTTAAATGggtatatataacaaatatatgGTTGTATATTAGGTGCACTATCTATAAATCTATAAGCTTGTAACAGATTCTATTTCgtatttacataaatatatgataactcaataaaaaaaaatcacatcttataataaaattctcatatttttacactaatacaataatttttctttaaatcacttttgttaaaaattatataaataattaatttttcatggaTTTCTTAagattcaaaataatttttcacaGTCAATGTCTTTTGGAAGATTCGATTAAATATGTTCAACAAATACACTCAAGTCATTGAAAACATTATTGTTAAAAGTTAACCTTAGCTATTTTTTATGTCACCgtaattacttaattatttgtATGCATAGAAAGTTgaaatataagaatattttttaattctcgATATCTTCATTTCAATGACCAGATCATCaatgaattgaattttttttatgataaatttcaTGTTTAATACTACAGAATATTATCTTAGGTATTTCTCATTACAAGAGTCACAATACTACAATATACCTATACATCACCATAcgtattatataatataacatgtaTTTAATCATATTGTTCAAAATGTACTAATACCATGAAGGTATTTACCTAGTACTTATAAcgcaaaataaaatatatatcacaACATCCTAACAATTATACATACATATGAATTTTATTCGTGTAGATTTTGAtcacaaaatataatttgagtGACTAATCTTTGCTTGAGTGAAAATAAATACTTTAcctctattttttgtttttctaataaaaaaatataactttaactGGTTTCGATGTGAAATAGTTCACGAAAACATCATAACACTACATGCATAACTAGTAGAGATTAATATATCAAGTtcatatatatcatatataggCAAAACAACCTACGCATGTAACGagatagaaaagaagaaaaattgagatttaagataaagataatttattcaaatgtaaCTAGATAGAAAAGGAGAaaatttgagattaaaaaaaacgATAATTTATTAAAGACACATGATGTGATAGGTGAGATTGTTTTAAACTTTGTCgtcttattatatattatcatttttattataaaacaatgACACATAAtctcaaaattttaagaaaaataaaaagaattccaaataaaaagtattaaaatttctaaataaatttttaaataaaaaatatataatttaaattgtgaaaatgacttaaagtttcatttattttttccatGCTTTCCCTTCTATACGTCAACAAAACTCGGTGTTAGAAATTACGTGATAGCTTTatgttacaaaatataataaaacattatagtttctagaaaataaaacattcatatcagagtatataaaataattatcataatattttacaatGCGAATCACCTGCTTATTAGAAATATTAATCTATAAAAAATCTATTTCAAACAATAATTTGATTTAAGTTGGTTTAGAAACAATAATCTTTTGAATTTCGGTACCtcatttttcttatgtttttagttttcgaAAAGATATTCttatgttttgttcttttactttgtttgattttattttttaaataaacactCTCCTATAAAACATGGTTATGAAATAAAGATATTCTAATTAATTAAGTTGAAACATCACTATTTATCTATCATATAGAACAAGTATAAAAACACacagagaaagaagaaataaaaaaacacagaaAGAACAATAtcaaaagttattgaaaaatatgaaaatcaaattaatttgtaacctcttgattttattttattttaataaatttgtatactatgacaaataatttataaatattaaaatgacgTTAGTACGAGATATCAAAgtttaaatattgatttgaaAACTAACAAGAATATGTCGGTGGCATAAAATGGAATACAAGAGTAATTATGTAGGGAACACaatttctaaattataacttcaaatttgaaaaagaaataaattcaaaagtaaaacaaaattaatttaaaatgcgGACTACAGATCAACTGATTGGACTACAACATACATATAATCCCTTCTCAAATTGAATTAGATTGATATGATAATCTAATGCATTTCTGTTGTGATATCTTCTGAAGCCATATGTGCCGTGTTAGAGTTCTATTCCACATTGACTTTGTACTGAGATTTATTACCACCATTAATACAGAACCTGCTAAATAACTATTCTCTTTACTGCATGCATATAAATGGTGTATCTACCAACCACATGCTTGCCTTTTACCTTTGTCTATATAAGATCCATCTTTTACTTTACACTTTCCATTTCTAAAGATGGAGCAAGAAATGGAGAAGGGAAaggaaagtgaagaaaaatggGTGCATGATACTTCTGTGGACTATAAAGGAAGAGTTCCTCTCCGTGCTTCCACTGGTGTATGGAAAGCCTCCCTCTTTGTCCTCGGTAAGAACTTTCAAGCTTTTCAAAAACTACTGGCATGTCCTAGaacatttatacttttaatttgcCGTATGGAAAATTGTAGAGGCAAACTTATTAACAAGTTTTCAGCAAGCAGAGTGTTAGCCCACACTGTTACTGTTATTGTAACAGTCGAATGATTTTTATGCATTCCAAAAgtagagaaaacaaaatttccTTCTGAACAATTTTAGAgaactttcttcttttcttggtTCTTGGTAGTCTAAAAGAAGCTAATAAAAATGTCTAATATTTGTGTTTGATATTAATGTTGGAAGAAACAAAAGGCCcatttataatatatctaatcTCTAATGTCTAATCCAAAAATGGTTGTTATATGATCACTCACTAATCTAGTACCTAATGTCTAATCCAcgtataatatttatttcatggTTGTTATATGATCACTCATGACATAACTTGGTGATTATGCTTAAATTTGGAACAGCAATTGAATTTAGTGAAAGGTTGAGCTACTTTGGAATAGCCAACAATCTCATCTCGTACCTTACAAAAGTGATGCATGAAGACCTCAAAACTGCAGCCAAGAATGTAAACTACTGGTCAGGAACGACAACTCTAATGCCTCTGGTTGGGGGATTTATCGCTGATGCTTACACTGGTCGATTTTATATGGTTCTGTTCTCCGCTTTTGTATACCTCATGGTAAATCTCCTTCTCCTAATGTACGGGTAAAAGTAACATCAAACTATATTATATAACTGGTATAAAGCTcattaaataattgatttttatgaaattgaattaaatttaaagcaTACTTTTAATTATGATATCAGAACTAAACAAAAAGTTGTTTTAACAAGAGCTATGAGATTAAGTTAAAGTTGAATTCCTTTTACTATACTTTGTAATTTATACTCTTACACTACATATATCAATTTGAACTTCAGGCTGGAAttgtctttcttttctttccaatTTGTTTATGTAGTTACATTTGTTGATGTGTGAAGCAGGGATTAAGCCTGTTGACGATGTCTCAATTCATCCCAAGTATAAAGGCTTGCAACACTAGTATATGCCAACAACCAAGGAAGGTTCATGAAGTGATTTTCTACCTTTCCCTTTACTGTATCGCCTTAGGCACAGGAGGATACAAGCCATGCTTGGAAAGCTTTGGAGCTGACCAATTTGATGATGATCACTTGGAAGAAAGGAAGCAGAAGATGTCTTTCTTCAACTGGTGGTTCTTTGGACTGTGCTTTGCATTGCTACTTGGTGCAACAGTGATTGTTTATGTTCAAGACTTTGTCAGCTGGGGAGTTGCTTGCCTAGCCATTGCTATTATTATGGCTATCACTATCATAGCTTTCTGTGTGGGAAAATCATTTTACAGGTACAGAAGGCCAGAAGGAAACCCTTTAACACCAattttacaagtcttaattgCAGCAGTAAGGAAAAGAAATTTGTCTTGCCCTTCAAATCCTGCTTTATTGTATGAGGTCCCAGAGTCAGAAAGGTCCCAAGGAAGGCTTCTAAAACACACTAGCAGGCTCAGGTATTTATCACACATGGACTTTGCAGATTCATATTagataatgtatatttattcATGGAAGTTAACGCAGATCAATTCAATGAATAGGTTTCTTGACAAGGCTGCAataattgaagagaaaaatggtGAGCGGAAGGAGAGTCCGTGGAGATTAGTAACAGTGACAAAAGTCGAAGAAACAAAACTCGTTCTAAATTTAGTTCCCATATGGTTAACATCATTGACAGTTGGAGTATGTGTGGCTCAAGGCACAACATTGTTTGTGAAACAAGCAGCTGTTACTAACCTAAAGATAAGTAAGAACTTCAAAATCCCAGCAGCTTCCATGGCCTCTGTTTCAGCGGTCGGCACCATAGTTGCTGTCCCAATATATGATAGGATTATCGTTCCAATTCTGAGGAAAGTGACTGGTAACGAAAGAGGCATCAGCATCCTTAAGAGGATCAGCATCGGCATGACATTATCTGTTATGCTCATGGTTGTTGCAGCCTTAGTAGAAGCAAAGAGACTAAGAATGTCTACTAAGCACCATACAATGAGCGTTTTTTGGTTGATACCCCAATACTTAATCCTTGGGGTTGGAGATTCATTTTGCCTAGTGGGTTTGCAAGAGTACTTCTATGAGGAAGTTCCTGACTCAATGAGAAGCTTAGGAATGGCTTTGTATCTGAGTGTGCTTGGAGTAGGATTCTTCTTAAGCAGTTTTCTAATAATCATGGTGGACCATCTGACAGGGAAGAATGGTAAGAGTTGGATAGGGAAGGACATAAATTCAAGTCGTCTAGATAGGTTTTATTGGATGTTGGCTATCATAAACGCTTTTGTTTTGTGTCTGTTCATCTTGGTCACAAAAAGGTACACTTACAAAGCTGTACAGAGGAGAGGCATGGACACTGATTGTCATAAGATTGATGAGGTGGAGATGGTGGGTTCATGAGAGTATTAAGGTTCAACCATCCCGCTACACATCTTCAGCTGAACCAAATCTTTAATGTAttgttttcaattatatttactGGGTTTGAATTTGTTAAGCTATTgtaaagaatgtaattttacAGTCGTTCAACGTCTTGATTCTAAGTTTTTATGTTCATCATCATTCATCATATTTTCATCTTAAAAATTAGTTCATATAACAgtgtcaaaataataaatatgtaattagtGCGTAACTTATCATCTTACCtagatttttatttgtaatttttctaaTGAACTTTTGATTCAAGTAAgactaattataatttaatcacttaaatattaattattagtcTAATCAAATTTCCTTAGCTAGCTTAAGTCAATGGTATAATCATTCAATTTTTGATTAAAATAACAAGTTTGGATTTAATAGACAGGTTACTTTGAGTGGCTAACCAATTTCTTGATTGTCCGTTCATATtgtacaaatatattaaaacaaatttattactattaattaaattgaCTACTTTTCTttgtaatgataaatatattacaaaactCCCAAATGCTAAATAAGAAAAACAGATTACGTACACTAAGAATTAAATCccgttaatttaatttagtaagttcttaattaagaaagaaaaacgaGACTATTAATTTCCAAGATTTtctttatatgttaaatatacttttaattctGAAAAACAAGccgtttattttttttattttagtaaaaagtcagtctatattaaataaaaatgtttcatACAAGATtctaacataaaattattattattttatttagaataactaaaaacatatttaattctttttttaatttatttttaatcatatgaaaaacccgaTGAAGAATCCTATAATTTTAAGCATAATTTCGAAAATAGTAGGAAATGTTAACAAATGTAATATCactatctaaattataactagaTTACTTAATCTGTATTCTACTAAAAAAACAGTCTCAGGgaattttacagtttaatttgACGCACatataaatatcttttacattgttgtatactttttttataaacaaaggaaaaaaaaattatatatatatatatatatatatatatatatatatatatatatatataagcaacTCCAAGTTTGTTACATGATTTAGTCATCCTGGCCATTTACAATAACAAGGGAGTGTATATGCATGGCTGTTGATTGAAATAAAATGTTACTCCAaagcatataatttttttaaaaagagtctctgacgtatataatttattgtgtgtCATGAGGAGTTATTTGCTTAATTTATTTGCTTActgttattttttatcatatataatgGTTGCttgtattgtttatatagtGCGGGGGATAAAAGAATCAGCATAATGAGATTGATTTGGGTGAAATAATGAAGTATTGAAATCATTAATTAACCCATAAATTGCTCAGTGAGAAGTTAAGTAATTAAGcataattaatcattattatcTTTCACTTGCAGGCTGTGTTCGAAGCAGTTAATAATGCAGTTGAATAAGTGAAGTAGCGATTCTTGTTGCTATTTGCATTTCAAATGCCGTTAGAGAGGCGACACCAACAGTAGATATCAAAAGGTGAAGAGatcattttatcaaacaccttGAAGTTGTAAACATGGTGCAGGAAATGAAGAGAAATGGAcataaaagtgaagaaaaagaagaacagaAATGGGTGCTTGATGATTGTGTTGATTATAAGGGCAGAATTCCTCTCCGTGCTGCCACCGGTGTATGGAAAGCTTCTCTTTTTGTCCTTGGTAAGATACCTCTTTACTTAAGTTCCCTTTTGTTGTGCATGGATAATTTACACAACATGATTTCATTTCATGGTTATAATCAATTTCATTTCAATGCATCAATTGGTTagtacttttctttttgtttcacATCCTCGTAAAAAAACAACTCAAAAGTCAGTATTATACTATCAGTACACAGACAATTCAAATGGTCAAATTTAAAAAGCAGTAATAAAATTATGAGATAAATGTGTTTGATATGAGCATAACTTGGggattttatttcaatttggaGCAGCCGTTTCAATGAGTGAAAGGATAGCCTATTTTGGTTTAGGCAGTAATCTCATCACGTACTTGACTAGAGTGATGCATCAAGATCTCAAAACAGCAACCAATAATGTAAACTACTGGAGAGGAGCAACAACATTGTTGCCTCTAATTGGGGGCTATGTTGGTGATGCCTACATCGGTAGATTTCGTATGATCctcttttcttcccttttatacatcaaggtatatatatatatatatatatatattcatctttcctttttcttactTTCTCTACTGCATATGTTTTCATGCAACTAGGTAACCCATGATTTTACCCTTCGTGTTCTGTCTCTGGTCAATTTTACATATCTCACCCTGCATACAAATTTACttacatacatacacatatataacatatacTCACATGATTATATATAGCTCTGCATGCGCAGAACACATTGTTGCCATGGAAAAGAAACCTCATTACTTTTTGTGTAAAGCCAGGGATTAATCATGCTGACCATGTCTCAATTCGTCCCAAATCTAAAACCATTGAACAATGACATATCAGATCAGACAAATAAGGTTCATGAAGTGGTTTTCTACCTTGGTCTATACAGTTTGGCCTTGGGTACTGGAGGATTCAGACCGTGTTCAGTAAGCTTTGGAGCTGATCAATTTGATGATGAGCACCTTGAAGAACGAAAGGAGAAGATGTCTTTCTTCAACTGGTTGACCTTTGTATTCAGCTTTGCATTGCTGCTGGGAACAACAGCGATTGTTTACGTTCAGGACTTTGTCAGCTGGGGAGTTGCTTGTCTCGCCCTCGCAATTGTTATGGCTCTAACTATCATTGCTTTTTATATGGGGATTCCTTTCTACAGGTACAAAATGAAGCCAAAAGAAAACCCTTTCTTGCCAATTCTACAAGTTCTAATTGCTGCCGTAAGGAAAAGGAATCTGTCTTGCCCTTCAAATCCTGCGTTATTGTTTGAAGTCCCAGAGTCAGAGAATTCCCAGCGAAGGCTTCTAAGTCATACAAGCAGGTTCAGGTACATTCTCTTGTTAGACATAACTCGGCATATGTATCATTCTGAATGATtatgttataaattatatacttGAAGCTGTGAACTAAAATTCAGTATACAACGAAAAGTAATGAATTGAATAAATGAATAGGTTTCTTGACAAAGCTGCAATAGTGGAAGAGAAGTATACAGAGGAGAAAGAGAATCCATGGAGATTAGCAACAGTGACAAGAGTGGAGGAGACAAAGCTTATTCTGAATGTTGTTCCCATATGGCTAACTTCAGCATTAGTTGGAGTATCTGTAGCATATGGGACAACACTCTTTGTCAAACAATCAGCCGCTATGAACTTAAAGATAAGTAATAGCTTCGAAATCCCACCAGCATCCATGTTGTCCCTTGCAGGCTTTGTCACCATGGTGTTTGTCCCAATATATGATAGAATCATTGTTCCAATTGTAAGGAAAGTGACTGGTAATGAAAGAGGCATCAGCATGCTTAGGAGGATTGGCATAGGCTTAACATTGTTAATCATAGTCATGGCTGTTGCTGCCTTGGTAGAAACAAAGAGACTGAGAATGGTTGGACATGAAGTGGTAACAGAAGATGGAACTAAGCAGGAGACTATGAGTTTGATGTGGATGATACCCCAATTCATTATAATTGGTATTGGAAATGCATTTTATCTAACTGGTTTGCAAGAGTATTTCTATGAGGAAGTTCCTGACTCAATGAGAAGCATAGGAATGGCTTTGTATCTTAGTGGGATTGGAGTAGGATTCTTCTTCAGCAGCTTTCTTTTAACAATCGTCGACTATGTCACCGGGAAGATTGGAAAAAGTTGGATCGCAAAGGATGTAAATTCAAGCCGTTTAGATAAACTTTATTGGTTGATGGTTGGattaaatattctaaatttgtttttctttctatttataGCAATGAGGTACACTTATAAGACTGTACAGATGAAAGCTACGGAAATTGATGGTTCTAATGCTGATGGAATGGAAACACTTCCATGATGCATGTTAGCGACTGGGTGTaccttttcatattttcttcgTAATCAAGTACCTATGTAATCTGTTGTTTTCCTTATATTTACTGAAATTCAGATTGTTCCAACTTTACAGAttatcttagttttttttttttttaatttcagttaGAAAACACATCCTATCATAtctctttttaatataataaatgattaaatatatttttagtctttaaattgaatgtaaaattaaaatttgtatgtaaaattaaaatttgtttttaaaatttgtttttgtcgtaaattttattacattttgttGTTAAACTTTCAAAAATGAGTGATCCAAGgacattaaatttttaagtgTTAAGAAACTTCATAAGAAATGTAAACATAAAATGCCCTTTgacatttaaaaagaattaagattcttaaattaaaaatattatatttatttatctttacaGTTTAACAACTAGACTGTATCAAAGTTTGAAGTTTGGAAGAATATCGGATTTCAATTTTTCGTTaaagtttagaaattaaaaccatatttaatcatataataaaagaaaaaattaatgtaatcaaAATTATACTGTGTACTCTTCTCATCAACAAAAATCTTCCTTTAACTTCTTAACTAATTATATGAATTGTTTAGTCTTCgtaatcaataatcaatttataTCCATTTTTATTAGAATATGGGAAAATAATAACAAgctaatataattatttatacttaagtatgtttttaaaattaaacattatattgattttattgtatataaataagatattaaataactttatattgatataaatttttttatatataatttatatgaagaaaaactttttaatttactattttgaaaaacaaaagttgtTGATCGAAGGAATCCGCTCTCAAGATATCTAATTTCTTACTTGAGGGTTCTGTTTCAATATATCAGATTCTATACGGTGAAAATTAACATGTGTTgtacatatattaaaatgattttatttcaatctggaagaagaaaatgggAGATTTCTTGTAAATCAAACCATGATATTTTAATTCAACGGTGCAAAAGTGGCTATATATATAAGGAATTGAACTTGTAAGAATAACCACACTACTCCAAAGCTACTGCTTACTCTCATTCTGCCCCCTTACAAATTACAAAGCCACATGTAATATATAATGTGCGAGTGTACGTACATTGAAATCAAAGGTTACTccaacatatataattttttgtatgtGTGTGGACAAGTGttcaaaaaatcattttaatttataataacttttagtTAAAATGACTTTAAAGAAAACGTTATGTTTCAATATACCAACCAGTGCAGAAGGCTCTTGATGAGTTTTCTTTGATTTGAAAACAAAGTTGATGGAGCAGGagattgagaagaaaaagagagataaaaGTGAAGATGAGAAATGGGTGCATGATGCATCTGTGGATTATAAGAACAGAGTTCCTCTACGTTCTTCCACCGGTGCATGGAAAGCTGCTCTTTTTGTCCTCAGTAAGAGAGTTAAAGATTTAAGCTTTTTCACCTCATA
This sequence is a window from Vigna angularis cultivar LongXiaoDou No.4 chromosome 2, ASM1680809v1, whole genome shotgun sequence. Protein-coding genes within it:
- the LOC108328001 gene encoding LOW QUALITY PROTEIN: protein NRT1/ PTR FAMILY 5.7 (The sequence of the model RefSeq protein was modified relative to this genomic sequence to represent the inferred CDS: inserted 3 bases in 2 codons); translated protein: MEQEMEKGKESEEKWVHDTSVDYKGRVPLRASTGVWKASLFVLAIEFSERLSYFGIANNLISYLTKVMHEDLKTAAKNVNYWSGTTTLMPLVGGFIADAYTGRFYMVLFSAFVYLMGLSLLTMSQFIPSIKACNTSICQQPRKVHEVIFYLSLYCIALGTGGYKPCLESFGADQFDDDHLEERKQKMSFFNWWFFGLCFALLLGATVIVYVQDFVSWGVACLAIAIIMAITIIAFCVGKSFYRYRRPEGNPLTPILQVLIAAVRKRNLSCPSNPALLYEVPESERSQGRLLKHTSRLRFLDKAAIIEEKNGERKESPWRLVTVTKVEETKLVLNLVPIWLTSLTVGVCVAQGTTLFVKQAAVTNLKISKNFKIPAASMASVSAVGTIVAVPIYDRIIVPILRKVTGNERGISILKRISIGMTLSVMLMVVAALVEAKRLRMSTKHHTMSVFWLIPQYLILGVGDSFCLVGLQEYFYEEVPDSMRSLGMALYLSVLGVGFFLSSFLIIMVDHLTGKNGKSWIGKDINSSRLDRFYWMLAIINAFVFEDEKWVHDASVDYKNRVPLRSSTGAWKAALFVLIIEFSERMCYFGISNNLIMYLTQVMHEDLKTATKNVNYWLGATTLMPLIGGFVSDAYTGRFHMIIFSSLVYLKGISLLTMSQLIPSLKPCNNEICDRTRKVHEVVFFLALYCIALATGGFRPSLQSFGADQFDDDHLEERKKKMSFFNWWSFTLCSGMVFGVTMVAYVQDFVSWGVAFLILTICMALTIIVFYMGTPFYRYRRTEGNPLMQILQVLTAAIRKRNLICPLNPALLHEIPKSENSQXEDTEEKENPWRLATVTRVEETKLIVNVVPIWLTTLIIGVCIAQSQTLFVKQAAAMNLNIGHNFKIPAASMVSVTAICTMISVPTYDKIIVPVLRKVTGNERGISILRRIGIGLTLLLIIMVVAALVERKRLRMVGHEVVTEGGRKHETMSVLWLVPQYLMIGIGGDTLSIVGLQEYFYDQVPDSMRSLGIALYLSVFGVGYFLSSFLIIIVDNVTGKNGKSWIAKDINSSRLDLFYWLLAIINALNLCLFIFLAKRYTYKTVQRKNXEIDGNSDVVEIMAS
- the LOC108327598 gene encoding protein NRT1/ PTR FAMILY 5.6; amino-acid sequence: MVQEMKRNGHKSEEKEEQKWVLDDCVDYKGRIPLRAATGVWKASLFVLAVSMSERIAYFGLGSNLITYLTRVMHQDLKTATNNVNYWRGATTLLPLIGGYVGDAYIGRFRMILFSSLLYIKGLIMLTMSQFVPNLKPLNNDISDQTNKVHEVVFYLGLYSLALGTGGFRPCSVSFGADQFDDEHLEERKEKMSFFNWLTFVFSFALLLGTTAIVYVQDFVSWGVACLALAIVMALTIIAFYMGIPFYRYKMKPKENPFLPILQVLIAAVRKRNLSCPSNPALLFEVPESENSQRRLLSHTSRFRFLDKAAIVEEKYTEEKENPWRLATVTRVEETKLILNVVPIWLTSALVGVSVAYGTTLFVKQSAAMNLKISNSFEIPPASMLSLAGFVTMVFVPIYDRIIVPIVRKVTGNERGISMLRRIGIGLTLLIIVMAVAALVETKRLRMVGHEVVTEDGTKQETMSLMWMIPQFIIIGIGNAFYLTGLQEYFYEEVPDSMRSIGMALYLSGIGVGFFFSSFLLTIVDYVTGKIGKSWIAKDVNSSRLDKLYWLMVGLNILNLFFFLFIAMRYTYKTVQMKATEIDGSNADGMETLP